In a genomic window of Erigeron canadensis isolate Cc75 chromosome 5, C_canadensis_v1, whole genome shotgun sequence:
- the LOC122602428 gene encoding uncharacterized protein LOC122602428 yields MPFKLKKSVKKLIHVQRACKSFIETLQSNACKALENMTTIAVSPRQKTHIRHTRQRFTMTHSHDHFFQRDSIDELYVTKSCQLSRESTSRIDEELLHVTSTSTSTIRSRREKKMARIHDSLPKEKKKSEDEFQTQEVLRGIDEKAEEFILKVREHLKLEREQSITDYHDMLQRSV; encoded by the coding sequence ATGCCCTTCAAACTGAAGAAGTCCGTAAAGAAGCTCATACACGTTCAAAGAGCGTGTAAGAGCTTCATCGAGACCCTTCAATCCAATGCTTGCAAAGCTTTAGAAAATATGACCACTATTGCTGTTTCACCACGCCAAAAAACACACATTCGTCATACAAGACAGCGTTTCACCATGACCCATAGTCATGACCACTTTTTTCAGCGTGATTCAATTGATGAACTCTATGTCACAAAATCGTGTCAACTGTCTAGAGAATCAACAAGTCGTATAGATGAAGaattattacatgttacttCGACTAGTACAAGTACTATTCGTAGTAGAAGGGAAAAGAAAATGGCAAGGATACATGATTCATTGccgaaagagaaaaagaaaagtgagGACGAGTTTCAGACACAGGAAGTACTCCGAGGGATTGATGAGAAAGCAGAGGAATTTATTTTGAAGGTTCGAGAACATTTGAAGCTTGAAAGGGAACAATCCATCACTGACTATCACGATATGCTACAACGAAGtgtttga